The Rhododendron vialii isolate Sample 1 chromosome 6a, ASM3025357v1 genome includes a window with the following:
- the LOC131328429 gene encoding protein FAR1-RELATED SEQUENCE 5-like translates to MVNTRHGLGYDNGEPSHANPDLTQIMDGLDISTSSGHRLPLEDGDRVYPRRDSSYIFEAEMEHEEISSVNETPMFRPPPQRMLSLDDIPLVSPSPSSPSPSQPCVESGSSTQRLLTPQVKAELIPKIGQQFDNLDEVFKFYNNYAKEAGFSLRIFSSKTNKNKETIRKEYVCFKEGVRKNSKANNRRRGLTREGCHAKLSVVKNRLGEGFVVKQFVEVHNHELTTPKKVHLLKSHRRVSDAQKSLSQQLSAANVPPCQQMSFFEVQAGGFENVGFTRRDLYNYGRDKKAFVGGHDANMLYEHFERKKAKNPGFMFTFERDDQDRMTHCFWADATSRKSYQYFGDVVVFDTTYNTNKYCLIFAPLLGVNHHGQTTLFGCAFLSDESSDSFEWLFKEFLKAMPGPPPKIIITDQDPAMTKAIACVLPTTFHRYCIWHIVSKFSEKIGALTYKQYYEEFKKCIWNSESPEEFEAIWVDLVGKSMLSNNEWLQGKYEIRERWVPAFTKHIFSAHMTSSQRAEISHSFFKRYVSLDNSMLDFVTRFNSALSRLRHNELDLDHKDVNEKPILKTSYLMEKRMSEIYTLAIFKKFQEEIFQIGAYVLTLTHEDEHRCVWEVQREEMEASRGRKVSVDKLSNHVTCSCKMFEFDGIPCRHMLACLSRMLIRELSMEYILQRWTKTAKAGRVMDDLGSAVKEICDRSVFVRRKGLFEQAHDVIEYGVIDEEGTEVVSKHLSLAKKEIALMRIASNGSSTSHTQVPVSLGSQYCFKEPLKVRAKGCGKRLKGGKEKTVKKSRKCNGCGLTGLSHDKRNCPKLLNISSQDVRLDDGDDDDDDFDEEWLQGNCLTFDVFLVSVNRTCNAIRIWKLI, encoded by the exons atggtgaatacGCGCCATGGATTAGGATACGATAACGGAGAACCGTCTCATGCTAATCCCGACCTAACCCAAATCAT GGATGGACTGGATATCAGCACATcaagcggtcatagactgccattaGAAGATGGTGACCGTGTATACCCTCGAAGGGACTC ATCTTATATATTTGAAGCAGAAATGGAACATGAAGAAATTTCTAGCGTCAATGAAACCCCCATGTTTCGACCACCACCTCAAAG AATGCTGTCTTTGGATGATATACCACTAGTCTCACCATCACCATCCTCACCGTCACCATCTCAACCGTGTGTGGAGTCTGGTAGTTCTACCCAACGACTTTTAACTCCTCAAGTGAAAGCCGAATTGATACCAAAAATTGGACAACAATTTGATAACTTAGACGaggttttcaaattttacaaCAATTACGCTAAGGAAGCTGGTTTTAGTTTGCGAATCTTTTCTAGCAAGACGAATAAGAACAAGGAAACCATTAGGAAGGAGTATGTTTGTTTCAAAGAAGGGGTGAGGAAAAATTCTAAAGCCAATAATCGACGTCGGGGTTTAACTAGAGAGGGTTGTCATGCAAAACTGTCAGTCGTGAAAAATCGGTTAGGTGAAGGGTTTGTTGTGAAACAATTTGTTGAGGTGCATAACCACGAACTTACGACGCCAAAGAAGGTGCATTTGTTGAAATCTCACCGTCGAGTGTCGGATGCACAAAAATCATTATCACAACAACTTTCAGCTGCAAATGTGCCACCCTGTCAACAAATGAGTTTTTTTGAGGTGCAAGCcgggggttttgaaaatgttggaTTTACACGACGAGACCTTTACAATTATGGGAGGGATAAGAAGGCATTTGTTGGTGGACATGACGCCAACATGTTGTACGAGcattttgagaggaaaaaagCAAAGAATCCCGGTTTTATGTTTACATTCGAGAGAGATGATCAAGATAGAATGACTCATTGTTTTTGGGCCGATGCAACCTCTAGGAAGTCATACCAATATTTTGGGGACGTGGTGGTGTTCGATACAACATACAACACAAAcaaatattgtttgatatttgCACCTCTATTAGGGGTTAATCACCATGGGCAAACGACGCTTTTTGGGTGTGCATTCTTAAGCGACGAATCAAGTGATTCCTTTGAGTGGCTTTTCAAGGAATTCTTGAAAGCGATGCCTGGACCCCCGCCCAAAATCATCATTACTGATCAAGATCCAGCAATGACCAAAGCAATTGCTTGTGTTCTTCCAACTACGTTTCATAGATATTGCATTTGGCACATTGTTAgtaaattttctgaaaagataGGTGCATTGACATATAAACAATATTATGAGGagttcaaaaaatgtatttggaATTCTGAGAGCCCCGAAGAGTTTGAAGCAATATGGGTAGATCTTGTCGGAAAATCTATGCTGTCCAACAATGAATGGTTGCAGGGCAAGTACGAAATTCGTGAGAGATGGGTGCCAGCATTTACGAAACATATTTTCTCCGCTCACATGACAAGTAGTCAAAGAGCTGAAATTTCTCATTCATTCTTCAAGAGGTATGTGTCTTTGGATAATTCAATGTTGGATTTTGTGACACGGTTCAATAGTGCACTTTCACGTCTACGACATAATGAATTGGATTTGGATCACAAGGATGTAAATGAGAAGCCAATCTTGAAAACCTCGTATTTGATGGAAAAGAGAATGAGTGAAATATACACACTAGCTATATTTAAGAAATTTCAGGAGGAAATATTTCAAATTGGTGCCTATGTGCTTACGCTTACACATGAGGATGAACATCGATGTGTGTGGGAAGTTCAAAGGGAAGAAATGGAAGCTTCGAGAGGTCGTAAGGTTTCGGTAGACAAGTTATCGAACCATGTGACTTGCAGTTGTAAGATGTTTGAATTCGATGGAATTCCATGTCGCCACATGTTGGCGTGCTTGTCTAGAATGCTGATTAGGGAACTCTCTATGGAGTACATTTTGCAGAGGTGGACTAAAACAGCAAAAGCGGGCAGAGTTATGGATGACTTGGGCAGTGCCGTGAAAGAAATATGTGACCGTTCGGTTTTCGTGAGGCGAAAAGGTCTGTTCGAACAAGCTCATGATGTGATTGAATACGGTGTAATAGATGAAGAAGGAACTGAAGTGGTATCCAAGCACCTATCACTTGCGAAGAAGGAAATTGCTTTAATGAGGATTGCTTCCAATGGTAGTTCAACGAGTCATACCCAAGTGCCTGTTTCTCTCGGAAGCCAATATTGTTTTAAAGAACCACTTAAAGTTAGGGCAAAGGGTTGTGGTAAGCGATTGAAAGGAGGAAAAGAGAAGACCGTgaagaaaagtagaaaatgtAATGGTTGTGGGTTAACGGGACTGTCGcatgacaaaagaaattgtCCAAAACTTCTCAACAT CTCTTCGCAAGATGTTAGGTTGGACGACGGcgacgacgatgacgatgaCTTTGATGAAGAat GGTTGCAGGGCAATTGCTTGACTTTTGATgtgtttcttgtttctgttaATAGAACTTGCAATGCAATAAGAATTTGGAAGTTAATTTAG
- the LOC131330371 gene encoding uncharacterized protein At4g04775-like, with the protein MSTSSSSSHFNSISEGPPCKCGIPSPIRTANTEANRGRRFLGCANYKLPNNGCGFFYWIDPEKDTEKQMLEADNKNMERKISDLRRENQVLNKEVEELTRENEKLGKKLQEAEAKLFDYKTKCFIMLLVVCIVVWFMKNTETVPNTRNMKYLP; encoded by the exons ATGTccacttcatcttcttcttcccatTTCAATAGCATAAGTGAAGGCCCTCCTTGCAAATGTGGAATACCATCACCTATAAGAACTGCAAACACAGAGGCTAATCGGGGAAGAAGATTCCTAGGTTGTGCAAACTATAAg CTACCTAATAATGGATGTGGTTTCTTCTATTGGATTGACCCTGAAAAAGACACGGAAAAACAAATGTTGGAAGCTGACAACAAGAATATGGAGAGGAAAATTTCGGATTTGAGACGAGAGAATCAAGTTTTGAACAAGGAGGTGGAAGAACTTACAAGAGAGAACGAGAAGCTGGGAAAGAAATTACAAGAAGCTGAAGCCAAATTGTTTGACTACAAAACAAAGTGTTTTATTATGTTATTAGTTGTATGCATTGTTGTGTGGTTCATGAAGAACACTGAAACTGTGCCGAACACGAGGAACATGAAATACTTGCCTTAG